Proteins encoded together in one Impatiens glandulifera chromosome 1, dImpGla2.1, whole genome shotgun sequence window:
- the LOC124916767 gene encoding putative axial regulator YABBY 2 isoform X1 — MSSLEPASERVCYVQCNFCNTILAVSVPCNSMYAVVTVRCGHCANLLSVNMGALFHSLPLQDLQRQQINVEYQNKENGSSSKPDKFGAFNPPSDHINHPPSTPPIRPPEKRQRAPSAYNRFIKDEIQRIKASNPDISHREAFSSAAKNWAHFPNIHFGLKLDGK; from the exons atgtcttcTTTGGAACCAGCTTCAGAACGCGTCTGCTATGTTCAGTGCAACTTTTGCAACACAATCTTAGCA gTAAGTGTGCCATGCAACAGCATGTACGCTGTCGTGACTGTTCGATGTGGGCATTGCGCGAATTTGTTGTCTGTTAATATGGGGGCTTTGTTTCACTCCCTTCCTCTCCAAGATCTTCAg AGGCAGCAAATTAATGTTGAATATCAGAACAAGGAGAATGGTTCTTCCTCTAAACCCGACAAATTTGGAGCTTTCAATCCGCCTTCTGACCATATTAATCACCCCCCTTCAACCCCTCCTATCCGTC CACCAGAGAAAAGACAACGAGCACCATCAGCATATAACAGATTTAtcaa GGATGAAATTCAAAGGATTAAGGCAAGTAATCCCGATATAAGTCATCGCGAAGCTTTCAGTAGTGCCGCAAAAAAT TGGGCACATTTTCCCAATATCCATTTTGGTTTGAAGCTGGATGGCAAATAA
- the LOC124916767 gene encoding protein YABBY 2-like isoform X2, which yields MSSLEPASERVCYVQCNFCNTILAVSVPCNSMYAVVTVRCGHCANLLSVNMGALFHSLPLQDLQQINVEYQNKENGSSSKPDKFGAFNPPSDHINHPPSTPPIRPPEKRQRAPSAYNRFIKDEIQRIKASNPDISHREAFSSAAKNWAHFPNIHFGLKLDGK from the exons atgtcttcTTTGGAACCAGCTTCAGAACGCGTCTGCTATGTTCAGTGCAACTTTTGCAACACAATCTTAGCA gTAAGTGTGCCATGCAACAGCATGTACGCTGTCGTGACTGTTCGATGTGGGCATTGCGCGAATTTGTTGTCTGTTAATATGGGGGCTTTGTTTCACTCCCTTCCTCTCCAAGATCTTCAg CAAATTAATGTTGAATATCAGAACAAGGAGAATGGTTCTTCCTCTAAACCCGACAAATTTGGAGCTTTCAATCCGCCTTCTGACCATATTAATCACCCCCCTTCAACCCCTCCTATCCGTC CACCAGAGAAAAGACAACGAGCACCATCAGCATATAACAGATTTAtcaa GGATGAAATTCAAAGGATTAAGGCAAGTAATCCCGATATAAGTCATCGCGAAGCTTTCAGTAGTGCCGCAAAAAAT TGGGCACATTTTCCCAATATCCATTTTGGTTTGAAGCTGGATGGCAAATAA
- the LOC124920274 gene encoding ubiquitin carboxyl-terminal hydrolase 8 isoform X1, which translates to MDDLPEDSATESSHQCSVSDDVDNQRVYLVPYRWWKEAQESPSSVDLDGGVSRVLYTASQTSSYGPMKIINNIFNSDLAFNLRRENESLQNNENSEVGVSGRDYALVTGDMWVQALKWHIDSKAASKNGRSFSIAEDDITDVYPLQLKLSLSRETESLIVKISKKDNTTERFRRACKIFCVESELLRIWDFAGRTNHIFSDDKSKLGKESPRQSEQEILLELQVYGLSDFNKGRDAKKDEAEQSSTGNSLKMNGYSVNYSFPRGNGSVNSEAGSLGLTGLQNLGNTCFMNSALQCLAHTPKVVDYFLGDYNKEINHENPLGMDGEIALAFGDLLRKLWAPGATPVPPRLFKSKLARFAPQFSGFNQHDSQELLAFLLDGLHEDVNRVKCKPYVEAKDGDGRPDEEVADEYWRNHLARNDSVIVDVCQGQYRSTLVCPVCRKVSVTFDPFMYLSLPLPSTTMRTMTLTVITTDGSALPSPVTVSVLKSGKLEDLIRALGVACSLGPDEELLVAEVYNNRIIRYLEEPSDSLSLIRDDDRLVVYRLLKDVENNPAVVFMHQQAEDGVFVSEVVVKLKLFAIKYMNYNATKLTSSWKAFGIPLIACSKIVNGLDVRDLYLKLIKASMVPSEDPVGDDGIIDKTNNQLSAIEKPMDIDTVTTSCSEEGAHCANRDDSDDNLEFYLTNEKGTDRETRIAMDEPIKVTALSGRLSVLVCWPGSMVNLYKTSNLPSSIPQVFKPDFLSKRPQETVSLYKCLEAFLKEEPLGPDDMWYCPNCKEHRQASKKLDLWRLPEVLVIHLKRFSYSRFLKNKLETFVDFPVHDFDLSTYMTHRNDDQLSNRYMLYAISNHYGSMGGGHYTAFVNHGGDQWYDFDDSHVSPVGEDRIKTSAAYVLFYRRIMDS; encoded by the exons ATGGATGATCTACCGGAAGATTCCGCAACCGAATCTTCTCACCAATGTTCCGTTTCAGACGACGTTGACAACCAGCGAGTCTACTTGGTTCCTTACAG GTGGTGGAAGGAGGCGCAGGAATCTCCTTCATCAGTTGATTTGGATGGGGGGGTGTCAAGGGTTCTGTACACGGCTTCGCAAACTTCATCTTATGGACCAATgaagataattaataatatatttaattcggATCTTGCGTTTAATCTTAGGAGGGAGAATGAATCTTTGCAGAATAATGAGAATAGTGAAGTTGGGGTTTCAGGTCGGGATTATGCTTTAGTTACTGGAGATATGTGGGTACAGGCTCTAAAATG GCACATTGATTCTAAGGCTGCTAGCAAAAACGGTAGAAGTTTTTCAATTGCAGAAGATGATATTACAGATGTATATCCTTTGCAACTAAAGCTTTCTTTATCAAGGGAAACAGAATCGTTGATAGTAAAAATAAGCAAAAAG GACAACACTACTGAGCGGTTCAGAAGAGCCTGCAAGATTTTCTGTGTTGAATCTGAATTA TTACGCATTTGGGATTTTGCTGGGAGGACAAATCATATTTTCTCCGATGACAAAAGTAAGTTGGGGAAAGAGAGTCCAAGACAGTCAGAACAAGAG ATTCTTCTTGAGCTGCAAGTTTATGGGTTATCAGATTTTAACAAAGGACGAGATGCAAAGAAAGATGAGGCAGAACAAAGTTCTACTGGAAATTCGTTGAAGATGAATGGTTATTCTGTGAATTACAGCTTCCCTCGTGGTAATGGCTCAGTTAATAGTGAAGCTGGATCCTTAGGGTTGACAGGATTGCAAAACCTTGGTAATACTTGCTTCATGAACAGCGCGCTTCAGTGTTTAGCACACACACCGAAAGTTGTTGACTACTTCCTTGGAGATTACAATAAAGAGATTAATCATGAGAACCCACTGGGAATGGAT GGTGAGATTGCTCTTGCGTTCGGAGACTTATTAAGGAAACTATGGGCCCCTGGAGCAACACCTGTACCACCAAGGCTGTTCAAATCAAAACTTGCCCGCTTTGCTCCACAGTTTAGTGGCTTCAACCAACATGATTCCCAG GAACTTCTCGCTTTTCTATTAGACGGGCTTCATGAAGATGTGAACCGTGTAAAATGCAAACCATATGTGGAAGCCAAGGATGGAGATGGACGGCCTGATGAGGAAGTTGCTGATGAATATTGGCGGAATCATCTTGCTCGTAACGATTCTGTTATTGTTGATGTCTGTCAA GGCCAGTACAGGTCAACACTAGTTTGTCCGGTTTGCAGAAAAGTGTCCGTCACCTTTGATCCATTCATGTATCTATCACTACCCTTGCCTTCAACAACAATGCGAACTATGACATTGACAGTTATAACTACTGATGGGAGTGCCTTGCCTTCTCCTGTTACTGTTTCTGTGCTCAAGTCTGGGAAGCTTGAAGACCTTATAAGAGCCTTAGGAGTTGCTTGTTCACTAGGGCCTGATGAGGAACTCTTGGTGGCAGAG GTATACAATAATCGAATTATACGCTATCTGGAGGAGCCATCTGACTCTCTATCCTTGATCAGAGACGATGATCGATTAGTTGTCTATCGGTTACTAAAGGATGTAGAGAATAACCCAGCAGTTGTTTTCATGCATCAGCAGGCAGAAGA TGGTGTTTTTGTTTCTGAGGTGGTGGTAAAGCTTAAACTCTTCGCTATTAAATACAT GAATTATAACGCCACGAAGTTGACATCAAGCTGGAAAGCTTTTGGAATTCCTCTTATAGCATGTTCAAAAATTGTTAATGGGCTTGATGTTCGTGATTTGTACTTAAAACTTATTAAAGCATCAATGGTACCTAGTGAAGACCCTGTAGGTGATGATGGTATTATTGATAAGACAAACAATCAACTCTCAGCCATCGAAAAACCAATGGATATAGATACGGTTACAACTTCATGTTCTGAGGAAGGTGCACATTGTGCTAATCGAGATGACTCTGACGACAATTTGGAGTTTTACTTAACAAATGAGAAGGGAACAGATAGAGAAACAAGGATTGCAATGGATGAGCCCATAAAAGTTACAGCTCTCTCTGGGCGGTTAAGTGTGCTTGTATGTTGGCCAGGTAGTATGGTTAACCTGTACAAGACTTCTAATCTTCCTAGCTCAATACCACAAGTCTTCAAGCCAGATTTTCTCTCAAAGAGACCTCAAGAGACTGTTTCTTTATATAAATGTCTCGAGGCATTCTTGAAGGAGGAGCCTCTTGGTCCTGATGACATGTG GTACTGTCCAAACTGCAAGGAACATCGGCAAGCTAGCAAAAAACTAGATCTTTGGAGATTGCCAGAGGTTTTGGTTATTCATTTAAAGAGGTTTTCATACAGCCGGTTCTTAAAAAACAAGCTGGAGACGTTTGTAGATTTCCCGGTGCACGACTTTGATCTGTCGACATACATGACCCACAGGAATGATGACCAGTTATCAAACCGCTATATGCTTTATGCTATTAGTAATCACTATGGAAGCATGGGTGGTGGTCATTATACTGCATTTGTTAAT CATGGTGGTGATCAATGGTATGACTTTGACGATAGCCATGTTTCTCCAGTTGGTGAAGACAGGATAAAGACTTCAGCTGCTTATGTTCTTTTCTACAGAAGGATTATGGACAGCTAA
- the LOC124920274 gene encoding ubiquitin carboxyl-terminal hydrolase 8 isoform X2, with protein MDDLPEDSATESSHQCSVSDDVDNQRVYLVPYRWWKEAQESPSSVDLDGGVSRVLYTASQTSSYGPMKIINNIFNSDLAFNLRRENESLQNNENSEVGVSGRDYALVTGDMWVQALKWHIDSKAASKNGRSFSIAEDDITDVYPLQLKLSLSRETESLIVKISKKDNTTERFRRACKIFCVESELLRIWDFAGRTNHIFSDDKSKLGKESPRQSEQEILLELQVYGLSDFNKGRDAKKDEAEQSSTGNSLKMNGYSVNYSFPRGNGSVNSEAGSLGLTGLQNLGNTCFMNSALQCLAHTPKVVDYFLGDYNKEINHENPLGMDGEIALAFGDLLRKLWAPGATPVPPRLFKSKLARFAPQFSGFNQHDSQELLAFLLDGLHEDVNRVKCKPYVEAKDGDGRPDEEVADEYWRNHLARNDSVIVDVCQGQYRSTLVCPVCRKVSVTFDPFMYLSLPLPSTTMRTMTLTVITTDGSALPSPVTVSVLKSGKLEDLIRALGVACSLGPDEELLVAEVYNNRIIRYLEEPSDSLSLIRDDDRLVVYRLLKDVENNPAVVFMHQQAEENYNATKLTSSWKAFGIPLIACSKIVNGLDVRDLYLKLIKASMVPSEDPVGDDGIIDKTNNQLSAIEKPMDIDTVTTSCSEEGAHCANRDDSDDNLEFYLTNEKGTDRETRIAMDEPIKVTALSGRLSVLVCWPGSMVNLYKTSNLPSSIPQVFKPDFLSKRPQETVSLYKCLEAFLKEEPLGPDDMWYCPNCKEHRQASKKLDLWRLPEVLVIHLKRFSYSRFLKNKLETFVDFPVHDFDLSTYMTHRNDDQLSNRYMLYAISNHYGSMGGGHYTAFVNHGGDQWYDFDDSHVSPVGEDRIKTSAAYVLFYRRIMDS; from the exons ATGGATGATCTACCGGAAGATTCCGCAACCGAATCTTCTCACCAATGTTCCGTTTCAGACGACGTTGACAACCAGCGAGTCTACTTGGTTCCTTACAG GTGGTGGAAGGAGGCGCAGGAATCTCCTTCATCAGTTGATTTGGATGGGGGGGTGTCAAGGGTTCTGTACACGGCTTCGCAAACTTCATCTTATGGACCAATgaagataattaataatatatttaattcggATCTTGCGTTTAATCTTAGGAGGGAGAATGAATCTTTGCAGAATAATGAGAATAGTGAAGTTGGGGTTTCAGGTCGGGATTATGCTTTAGTTACTGGAGATATGTGGGTACAGGCTCTAAAATG GCACATTGATTCTAAGGCTGCTAGCAAAAACGGTAGAAGTTTTTCAATTGCAGAAGATGATATTACAGATGTATATCCTTTGCAACTAAAGCTTTCTTTATCAAGGGAAACAGAATCGTTGATAGTAAAAATAAGCAAAAAG GACAACACTACTGAGCGGTTCAGAAGAGCCTGCAAGATTTTCTGTGTTGAATCTGAATTA TTACGCATTTGGGATTTTGCTGGGAGGACAAATCATATTTTCTCCGATGACAAAAGTAAGTTGGGGAAAGAGAGTCCAAGACAGTCAGAACAAGAG ATTCTTCTTGAGCTGCAAGTTTATGGGTTATCAGATTTTAACAAAGGACGAGATGCAAAGAAAGATGAGGCAGAACAAAGTTCTACTGGAAATTCGTTGAAGATGAATGGTTATTCTGTGAATTACAGCTTCCCTCGTGGTAATGGCTCAGTTAATAGTGAAGCTGGATCCTTAGGGTTGACAGGATTGCAAAACCTTGGTAATACTTGCTTCATGAACAGCGCGCTTCAGTGTTTAGCACACACACCGAAAGTTGTTGACTACTTCCTTGGAGATTACAATAAAGAGATTAATCATGAGAACCCACTGGGAATGGAT GGTGAGATTGCTCTTGCGTTCGGAGACTTATTAAGGAAACTATGGGCCCCTGGAGCAACACCTGTACCACCAAGGCTGTTCAAATCAAAACTTGCCCGCTTTGCTCCACAGTTTAGTGGCTTCAACCAACATGATTCCCAG GAACTTCTCGCTTTTCTATTAGACGGGCTTCATGAAGATGTGAACCGTGTAAAATGCAAACCATATGTGGAAGCCAAGGATGGAGATGGACGGCCTGATGAGGAAGTTGCTGATGAATATTGGCGGAATCATCTTGCTCGTAACGATTCTGTTATTGTTGATGTCTGTCAA GGCCAGTACAGGTCAACACTAGTTTGTCCGGTTTGCAGAAAAGTGTCCGTCACCTTTGATCCATTCATGTATCTATCACTACCCTTGCCTTCAACAACAATGCGAACTATGACATTGACAGTTATAACTACTGATGGGAGTGCCTTGCCTTCTCCTGTTACTGTTTCTGTGCTCAAGTCTGGGAAGCTTGAAGACCTTATAAGAGCCTTAGGAGTTGCTTGTTCACTAGGGCCTGATGAGGAACTCTTGGTGGCAGAG GTATACAATAATCGAATTATACGCTATCTGGAGGAGCCATCTGACTCTCTATCCTTGATCAGAGACGATGATCGATTAGTTGTCTATCGGTTACTAAAGGATGTAGAGAATAACCCAGCAGTTGTTTTCATGCATCAGCAGGCAGAAGA GAATTATAACGCCACGAAGTTGACATCAAGCTGGAAAGCTTTTGGAATTCCTCTTATAGCATGTTCAAAAATTGTTAATGGGCTTGATGTTCGTGATTTGTACTTAAAACTTATTAAAGCATCAATGGTACCTAGTGAAGACCCTGTAGGTGATGATGGTATTATTGATAAGACAAACAATCAACTCTCAGCCATCGAAAAACCAATGGATATAGATACGGTTACAACTTCATGTTCTGAGGAAGGTGCACATTGTGCTAATCGAGATGACTCTGACGACAATTTGGAGTTTTACTTAACAAATGAGAAGGGAACAGATAGAGAAACAAGGATTGCAATGGATGAGCCCATAAAAGTTACAGCTCTCTCTGGGCGGTTAAGTGTGCTTGTATGTTGGCCAGGTAGTATGGTTAACCTGTACAAGACTTCTAATCTTCCTAGCTCAATACCACAAGTCTTCAAGCCAGATTTTCTCTCAAAGAGACCTCAAGAGACTGTTTCTTTATATAAATGTCTCGAGGCATTCTTGAAGGAGGAGCCTCTTGGTCCTGATGACATGTG GTACTGTCCAAACTGCAAGGAACATCGGCAAGCTAGCAAAAAACTAGATCTTTGGAGATTGCCAGAGGTTTTGGTTATTCATTTAAAGAGGTTTTCATACAGCCGGTTCTTAAAAAACAAGCTGGAGACGTTTGTAGATTTCCCGGTGCACGACTTTGATCTGTCGACATACATGACCCACAGGAATGATGACCAGTTATCAAACCGCTATATGCTTTATGCTATTAGTAATCACTATGGAAGCATGGGTGGTGGTCATTATACTGCATTTGTTAAT CATGGTGGTGATCAATGGTATGACTTTGACGATAGCCATGTTTCTCCAGTTGGTGAAGACAGGATAAAGACTTCAGCTGCTTATGTTCTTTTCTACAGAAGGATTATGGACAGCTAA